In Gossypium arboreum isolate Shixiya-1 chromosome 5, ASM2569848v2, whole genome shotgun sequence, a single genomic region encodes these proteins:
- the LOC108452415 gene encoding NADH dehydrogenase [ubiquinone] iron-sulfur protein 4, mitochondrial-like isoform X1, translating into MAGFVQRVGQSLVRAHRSPQVTWKRCCSSDALMELETKPGEVGMVSGIPEQQLKRRVIIYSPARTASQQGSGKVGKWKINFLSTHKWENPLMGWTSTGDPYANVGEAGLEFDSEEAAKAFAEKYGWEYQVKKRHTPLLKPKSYADNFKWKGPPTAEE; encoded by the exons ATGGCTGGTTTTGTGCAAAGGGTTGGTCAGAGTCTAGTTAGAGCTCATCGTTCACCTCAAGTTACATGGAAAAGATGCTGCTCTTCGGATGCTTTGATGGAACTGGAGACAAAGCCTGGTGAGGTTGGCATGGTCTCGGGAATCCCCGAACAACAACTTAAACGAAGG GTTATAATTTACTCGCCTGCTCGAACTGCCTCACAGCAGGGCTCGGGGAAAGTTGGGAAATGGAAGATCAATTTTCTCTCAACACACAA GTGGGAAAATCCGTTAATGGGTTGGACATCAACAGGAGATCCGTATGCCAATGTTGGTGAGGCTGGACTTGAATTTGACAGTGAAGAAGCTGCAAAAGCATTTGCTGAGAAATATGGCTGGGAATACCAG GTCAAGAAGCGACATACACCTCTTCTAAAG CCCAAGTCATACGCAGACAATTTCAAATGGAAAGGGCCACCTACTGCTGAAGAGTGA
- the LOC108452415 gene encoding NADH dehydrogenase [ubiquinone] iron-sulfur protein 4, mitochondrial-like isoform X2: protein MAGFVQRVGQSLVRAHRSPQVTWKRCCSSDALMELETKPGEVGMVSGIPEQQLKRRGSGKVGKWKINFLSTHKWENPLMGWTSTGDPYANVGEAGLEFDSEEAAKAFAEKYGWEYQVKKRHTPLLKPKSYADNFKWKGPPTAEE, encoded by the exons ATGGCTGGTTTTGTGCAAAGGGTTGGTCAGAGTCTAGTTAGAGCTCATCGTTCACCTCAAGTTACATGGAAAAGATGCTGCTCTTCGGATGCTTTGATGGAACTGGAGACAAAGCCTGGTGAGGTTGGCATGGTCTCGGGAATCCCCGAACAACAACTTAAACGAAGG GGCTCGGGGAAAGTTGGGAAATGGAAGATCAATTTTCTCTCAACACACAA GTGGGAAAATCCGTTAATGGGTTGGACATCAACAGGAGATCCGTATGCCAATGTTGGTGAGGCTGGACTTGAATTTGACAGTGAAGAAGCTGCAAAAGCATTTGCTGAGAAATATGGCTGGGAATACCAG GTCAAGAAGCGACATACACCTCTTCTAAAG CCCAAGTCATACGCAGACAATTTCAAATGGAAAGGGCCACCTACTGCTGAAGAGTGA
- the LOC108450671 gene encoding uncharacterized protein LOC108450671, whose protein sequence is MIKTLSPYSTTATTAEIMSRYRPIAPKPDVPANSMNESSGMSQKMMQSPYLRSLWCHLQARPTRARKRGRVALSSTTPLKRARTQVLALSSPSLITSPAKNLSLQGFSHGIPHLSIPNFGGSLDSSSTPTASLMPLPLLPCPPSVPVVANYATILELNCMEPCGGEKLIDLNTIVEIPEEKDLLKQLQGPPASNIIAPQPIRPVGSIIYVGCIKKNPILTPRMQVLKKGEEVEELVESDALPAVISDSNNKVRLANSAYKEMVGQPECPWLDSVVTGEGRALGNSCKKICGEVVLHLSESDSRLTVRSKGFSCWARIEWGSKGKKRSVKAFCEVIKLSCRSKDYLFTWRFQPYQQEEGRITF, encoded by the coding sequence ATGATTAAGACGTTGAGTCCTTACTCCACCACAGCTACAACAGCTGAAATCATGTCAAGGTATAGGCCAATAGCTCCGAAACCTGATGTACCTGCAAACTCCATGAATGAGAGCTCAGGTATGTCTCAAAAGATGATGCAATCTCCTTATCTCAGGAGTCTGTGGTGTCATCTGCAGGCTAGGCCTACTAGGGCTAGAAAGAGAGGTAGAGTCGCTTTATCATCAACAACACCACTCAAGAGAGCAAGGACTCAAGTCCTAGCGCTCTCTTCACCGAGTCTCATAACATCCCCCGCAAAAAACCTCTCTTTGCAAGGTTTTTCACACGGTATTCCTCACCTTTCTATTCCTAACTTTGGTGGAAGCTTGGATAGTTCTTCTACACCAACAGCAAGTTTGATGCCGCTTCCCCTCCTTCCATGCCCTCCCTCAGTACCTGTCGTTGCCAACTATGCGACAATACTTGAATTGAATTGCATGGAACCTTGTGGAGGAGAAAAGTTAATAGATTTGAACACAATTGTTGAAATTCCTGAAGAGAAAGATCTATTGAAGCAGCTCCAAGGTCCTCCAGCGAGCAACATTATAGCACCTCAACCGATTCGACCAGTGGGCTCCATTATCTATGTTGGGTGCATCAAAAAGAATCCAATCCTAACCCCACGAATGCAAGTCCTGAAGAAAGGAGAGGAGGTTGAAGAATTGGTTGAGTCCGATGCCTTACCGGCAGTGATTTCCGACTCAAACAACAAGGTTAGATTGGCAAATTCTGCTTACAAAGAGATGGTGGGTCAACCAGAATGTCCATGGTTGGACTCTGTGGTGACAGGTGAAGGAAGAGCCCTAGGCAACTCATGCAAGAAAATCTGTGGGGAAGTAGTACTCCATTTATCAGAATCTGATTCGAGGTTGACAGTTAGATCAAAGGGTTTTTCATGTTGGGCGAGGATTGAGTGGGGAAGTAAAGGGAAGAAGAGATCAGTCAAAGCGTTCTGTGAGGTCATCAAATTATCTTGTCGGTCAAAGGACTATCTCTTCACGTGGAGGTTCCAACCATATCAACAAGAAGAAGGAAGAATCACATTTTAG